The following proteins are encoded in a genomic region of Trichoplusia ni isolate ovarian cell line Hi5 chromosome 18, tn1, whole genome shotgun sequence:
- the LOC113503118 gene encoding forkhead box protein C1-like produces the protein MWCAAAGGARGAGAASRTEPQPASRTAPCGYSPARYVQHVVRGGGRRSRRGAASRTEPQPASRTAPCGYSPARYVQHVVRGGGRRSRRGRGLPHGAAARQPHSALWVLTSPLCAACGRRRAALAARARPPARSRSPPAAQRPVGTHQPAMCSMWCAAAGGARGAGAASRTEPQPASRTAPCGYSPARYVQHVVRGGGRRSRRGAASRTEPQPASRTAPCGYSPARYVQHVGRGGGGARRGRGLPHRPAARQYAQRAAPRSLHSAGAQLAAVTVPAMKELSSRSIMRITVAFIRVYALVSAQMSI, from the coding sequence AtgtggtgcgcggcggcgggcggcgctcgcggcgcgggcgcggcctccCGCACGGAGCCGCAGCCCGCCAGCCGCACAGCGCCCTGTGGGTACTCACCAGCCCGCTATGTGCAGCAtgtggtgcgcggcggcgggcggcgctcgcggcgcggcgcggcctcCCGCACGGAGCCGCAGCCCGCCAGCCGCACAGCGCCCTGTGGGTACTCACCAGCCCGCTATGTGCAGCAtgtggtgcgcggcggcgggcggcgctcgcggcgcgggcgcggcctccCGCACGGAGCCGCAGCCCGCCAGCCGCACAGCGCCCTGTGGGTACTCACCAGCCCGCTATGTGCAGCATGTGgtcggcggcgggcggcgctcgcggcgcgggcgcggcctccCGCACGGAGCCGCAGCCCGCCAGCCGCACAGCGCCCTGTGGGTACTCACCAGCCCGCTATGTGCAGCAtgtggtgcgcggcggcgggcggcgctcgcggcgcgggcgcggcctccCGCACGGAGCCGCAGCCCGCCAGCCGCACAGCGCCCTGTGGGTACTCACCAGCCCGCTATGTGCAGCAtgtggtgcgcggcggcgggcggcgctcgcggcgcggcgcggcctcCCGCACGGAGCCGCAGCCCGCCAGCCGCACAGCGCCCTGTGGGTACTCACCAGCCCGCTATGTGCAGCATGtggggcgcggcggcggcggcgctcggcgcgggcgcggcctccCGCACAGACCCGCAGCCCGCCAGTACGCACAGCGCGCCGCCCCTCGCTCGCTCCACTCCGCCGGCGCCCAGCTGGCAGCCGTCACCGTGCCCGCA